The Panulirus ornatus isolate Po-2019 chromosome 5, ASM3632096v1, whole genome shotgun sequence genome includes a window with the following:
- the LOC139747180 gene encoding D-aminoacyl-tRNA deacylase 2-like isoform X6: protein MSEITGRVVIQQCLSACLKLPGAEGREPETVEVGRGIVVFVCFLDKATEETVEKLTKHVINVRLSENDDGRHVSICDIQGDVLIIPQATLGGKLKDL, encoded by the exons ATGAGTGAAATAACTGGACGTGTGGTTATACAGCAGTGCCTCAGTGCCTGTTTGAAGCTACCAGGGGCTGAAGGAAGAGAACCGGAGACTGTGGAG gTTGGTAGAGGTATTGTGGTATTTGTGTGTTTCCTTGACAAAGCAACAGAAGAAACAGTTGAAAAACTGACAAAACACGTAATCAATGTACGTCTCAGTGAGAATGATGATGGTCGACATGTCTCTATATGTGACATTCAAGGTGATGTCCTCATTATTCCCCAAGCCACATTAGGGGGAAAGCTAAAAG ATCTATAA
- the LOC139747180 gene encoding D-aminoacyl-tRNA deacylase 2-like isoform X5, with product MSEITGRVVIQQCLSACLKLPGAEGREPETVEVGRGIVVFVCFLDKATEETVEKLTKHVINVRLSENDDGRHVSICDIQGDVLIIPQATLGGKLKGSLLNIQIL from the exons ATGAGTGAAATAACTGGACGTGTGGTTATACAGCAGTGCCTCAGTGCCTGTTTGAAGCTACCAGGGGCTGAAGGAAGAGAACCGGAGACTGTGGAG gTTGGTAGAGGTATTGTGGTATTTGTGTGTTTCCTTGACAAAGCAACAGAAGAAACAGTTGAAAAACTGACAAAACACGTAATCAATGTACGTCTCAGTGAGAATGATGATGGTCGACATGTCTCTATATGTGACATTCAAGGTGATGTCCTCATTATTCCCCAAGCCACATTAGGGGGAAAGCTAAAAG
- the LOC139747180 gene encoding D-aminoacyl-tRNA deacylase 2-like isoform X3, giving the protein MSEITGRVVIQQCLSACLKLPGAEGREPETVEVGRGIVVFVCFLDKATEETVEKLTKHVINVRLSENDDGRHVSICDIQGDVLIIPQATLGGKLKVSLGLREKECCPHTVFHVL; this is encoded by the exons ATGAGTGAAATAACTGGACGTGTGGTTATACAGCAGTGCCTCAGTGCCTGTTTGAAGCTACCAGGGGCTGAAGGAAGAGAACCGGAGACTGTGGAG gTTGGTAGAGGTATTGTGGTATTTGTGTGTTTCCTTGACAAAGCAACAGAAGAAACAGTTGAAAAACTGACAAAACACGTAATCAATGTACGTCTCAGTGAGAATGATGATGGTCGACATGTCTCTATATGTGACATTCAAGGTGATGTCCTCATTATTCCCCAAGCCACATTAGGGGGAAAGCTAAAAG TATCCCTGGGGTTGcgagagaaagaatgctgcccacACACGGTATTCCATGTTTTGtaa
- the LOC139747180 gene encoding D-aminoacyl-tRNA deacylase 2-like isoform X1: protein MSEITGRVVIQQCLSACLKLPGAEGREPETVEVGRGIVVFVCFLDKATEETVEKLTKHVINVRLSENDDGRHVSICDIQGDVLIIPQATLGGKLKGKSMQYHMNVDKTLGEALYHKVCHGIRTAVEEVSSGNVKCGVYGARQILNMNTNGPYTHIIEV, encoded by the exons ATGAGTGAAATAACTGGACGTGTGGTTATACAGCAGTGCCTCAGTGCCTGTTTGAAGCTACCAGGGGCTGAAGGAAGAGAACCGGAGACTGTGGAG gTTGGTAGAGGTATTGTGGTATTTGTGTGTTTCCTTGACAAAGCAACAGAAGAAACAGTTGAAAAACTGACAAAACACGTAATCAATGTACGTCTCAGTGAGAATGATGATGGTCGACATGTCTCTATATGTGACATTCAAGGTGATGTCCTCATTATTCCCCAAGCCACATTAGGGGGAAAGCTAAAAGGTAAATCCATGCAGTATCATATGAATGTCGACAAAACACTAGGGGAAGCACTTTACCATAAAGTCTGCCATGGAATTCGAACTGCTGTAGAAGAGGTATCTAGTGGGAATGTAAAATGTGGAGTATATGGTGCTAGACAGATTCTGAACATGAACACAAATGGCCCATATACTCATATAATAGAAGTCTAA